A stretch of the Ctenopharyngodon idella isolate HZGC_01 chromosome 14, HZGC01, whole genome shotgun sequence genome encodes the following:
- the atp11c gene encoding phospholipid-transporting ATPase 11C isoform X4 — translation MLRRRLNRLCGGDEKRVDSRTIYVGHRPCPDTEAFIPSKFCDNRIVSSKYTVWNFLPKNLFEQFRRIANFYFLIIFLVQVIVDTPTSPVTSGLPLFFVITVTAIKQGYEDWLRHKADYEVNKYPVTVLEDGRSVKKESEKIKVGDVVEVVEDETFPCDLILLQSSREDGTCFVTTASLDGESNHKTHYTVPDTEKDLQSLYATIECEQPQPDLYKFVGRMHIYKQEQEPAVRSLGPENLLLKGATLKNTKKINGVAVYTGMETKMALNYQGKSQKRSAVEKSINAFLLVYLCILISKAVVCTTLKYIWQSKEGQDEPWYNQKTQKEKDTNMYLKMFTDFLSFMVLFNFIIPVSMYVTVEMQKFLGSFFITWDKDFFDPEIQEGALVNTSDLNEELGQVEYVFTDKTGTLTQNNMEFIECCIDGFQYKHRDELDGFTVTDGPVSKLQQRAGQEKEELFLRALCLCHTVQVKEDGAEQTPRDQVDGIDGMFPQPEEERGFIASSPDEIALVKGAMRYGFTFLGLESKNMKIKNRQNDVEEYKLLHVLNFDPVRRRMSVIVQTRSGETLLFCKGADSSIFPRVKPEEVENIRLHVERNATEGYRTLCVAYKQLSAEEYAMADTGLREARLALQDREEKLMAMYNQVETGMSLIGATAVEDRLQEEAAETMEALQGAGMKIWVLTGDKMETAKSTCYACRLFQRGTELLELTVRTLDDERLKREEKLIELLKDYHRRAVQDAPPVKAGVTRSWSKANQEYGFIIDGATLSLLMNPPRDADATMYRSLFLQICQNCTAVLCCRMAPLQKAQIVKMVKNSKGSPITLSIGDGANDVSMILEAHVGIGIKGKEGRQAVRNSDYAIPKLKHLKKLLLAHGHLYYVRIAHLVQYFFYKNLCFILPQFLYQFFCGYSQQPLYDAAYLTMYNICFTSMPILAYSLLEQHISIEILLVNASLYREIAKNAMLRWRPFLYWTVLGLFQGLLFFFGVRFLFSNPALQDNGQVFGNWSYGTIVFTVLVFTVTLKLALDTRHWTWINHFVIWGSLAFYVFFSFFWGGIIWPFLKQQRLYFVFANMLSSVSAWLVIIILILLSLLPEILLVVLRKPRGPHSRQMAAVTPISYKHLKERY, via the exons TGTGGAGGAGATGAGAAGCGAGTGGACAGCAGGACAATCTATGTAGGACATCGGCCATGTCCGGACACAGAGGCCTTCATCCCCTCCAAATTCTGTGACAACAGGATCGTGTCCTCCAAG TACACAGTGTGGAACTTCCTGCCAAAGAACCTGTTTGAGCAGTTTAGAAGAATTGCTAATTTTTACTTCCTCATCATATTCTTGGTGCAG GTTATTGTTGATACCCCAACCAGCCCTGTGACCAGTGGTTTACCTCTGTTTTTTGTCATCACAGTGACGGCCATCAAACAG GGTTATGAGGACTGGCTGCGGCACAAAGCAGACTACGAGGTGAATAAGTACCCGGTGACTGTGTTAGAGGACGGACGGTCAGTGAAGAAGGAGAGCGAGAAGATCAAG GTGGGTGATGTGGTTGAAGTGGTAGAGGACGAGACCTTTCCCTGTGACCTGATTCTTTTGCAGTCCAGTCGAGAAGACGGCACTTGTTTTGTCACCACAGCCAGCCTGGATGGAGAATCCAACCATAAA ACACACTACACGGTGCCAGACACAGAGAAGGACCTGCAGTCTCTCTATGCCACCATTGAGTGTGAACAACCCCAGCCTGACCTCTACAA GTTTGTGGGCCGAATGCACATTTACAAGCAGGAGCAGGAGCCAGCAGTAAG ATCTTTGGGCCCAGAGAACCTTCTACTAAAAGGTGCTACATTGAAAAACACCAAGAAGATTAATG GTGTCGCAGTATACACAGGCATGGAGACGAAGATGGCACTCAACTACCAGGGCAAATCTCAGAAACGATCGGCTGTTGAAAA ATCCATCAATGCCTTTCTGTTGGTGTATCTATGTATCCTCATCAGTAAAGCTGTAGTGTGCACTACACTAAAGTACATATGGCAGAGTAAAGAAGGTCAGGATGAGCCCTGGTACAACCAGAAAACACAGAAGGAGAAAGACACTAATATG tatttgaaGATGTTTACAGACTTCCTCTCCTTCATGGTCCTTTTCAACTTTATAATCCCCGTGTCCATGTACGTCACTGTGGAGATGCAGAAATTCCTGGGCTCTTTCTTTATCACTTGGGATAAAGACTTCTTTGACCCGGAGATCCAAGAGGGCGCGCTCGTCAACACTTCAGACCTCAATGAGGAACTTGGCCAG GTGGAATATGTATTCACAGACAAGACGGGCACACTGACCCAGAACAACATGGAGTTCATCGAGTGCTGTATAGACGGCTTCCAGTACAAACACCGAGACGAGCTGGACGGCTTCACTGTGACGGACGGGCCTGTGAGTAAACTGCAGCAGAGGGCTGGACAG GAGAAAGAGGAGTTGTTTCTGCGGGCCCTGTGTCTGTGCCACACGGTGCAGGTCAAGGAGGATGGAGCAGAGCAAACTCCTAGGGACCAAGTTGATGGTATTGACGGGATGTTCCCCCAGCCAGAGGAGGAAAGAGGCTTTATCGCATCTTCCCCTGATGAGATCGCACTGGTCAAAGGAGCCATGAG ATACGGCTTCACCTTCCTTGGTTTGGAGAGTAAGAACATGAAGATCAAGAACAGGCAAAATGATGTAGAAGA ATATAAATTGCTCCATGTCCTAAACTTTGACCCAGTCCGACGGAGAATGAGTGTCATCGTGCAAACCAGATCAG GTGAGACGCTGCTTTTCTGTAAGGGAGCCGATTCCTCTATCTTCCCAAGAGTCAAACCAGAGGAGGTGGAAAATATTCGGTTGCACGTTGAGCGAAATGCAACG GAGGGTTACCGTACACTGTGTGTGGCCTATAAGCAGCTGAGTGCTGAGGAGTACGCCATGGCAGACACTGGGCTAAGAGAGGCTAGACTGGCTCTTCAGGACAGGGAGGAGAAACTCATGGCCATGTATAACCAAGTGGAGACGGGAATGAGTTTGATTGGAGCGACTGCTGTGGAGGACCG ACTACAGGAAGAGGCAGCAGAGACCATGGAGGCCTTGCAGGGTGCAGGGATGAAAATTTGGGTGCTGACGGGGGACAAAATGGAGACGGCCAAGTCCACCTGCTATGCCTGTCGCCTGTTCCAGCGGGGTACAGAACTACTGGAGCTGACAGTGCGGACACTGGATGATGAGAGGTTAAAGCGCGAGGAAAAACTTATTGAGTTGTTAAAGGACTACCATAGAAGAGCAGTGCAGGATGCCCCGCCTGTCAAAGCAGGGGTCACCAG GAGTTGGTCTAAAGCAAATCAGGAGTACGGCTTCATCATAGATGGTGCTACGCTGTCGTTGTTGATGAACCCTCCCCGTGATGCAGATGCCACTATGTACAGGAGCCTCTTTCTGCAGATCTGCCAGAACTGCACTGCCGTTCTCTGCTGCCGCATGGCCCCCCTGCAGAAAGCTCAG ATAGTGAAGATGGTGAAGAACTCCAAAGGTTCTCCAATCACTCTCTCCATTGGCGATGGGGCCAATGATGTTAGCATGATTCTTGAGGCACACGTGGGCATTG GTATTAAAGGTAAGGAGGGACGTCAAGCTGTGAGGAACAGTGATTATGCCATCCCTAAACTCAAGCACCTAAAGAAGCTTTTGCTGGCTCATGGGCATCTCTACTATGTGCGCATTGCTCATCTTGTCCAGTACTTCTTTTATAAG AATCTTTGCTTCATATTACCTCAGTTCCTTTACCAGTTTTTCTGTGGATACTCTCAGCAG CCCCTGTACGACGCAGCCTATCTGACGATGTACAACATCTGCTTCACCTCCATGCCCATTCTGGCCTACAGCCTGCTGGAGCAGCACATATCCATCGAGATTCTGCTGGTCAACGCCTCCCTCTACAG AGAAATAGCCAAGAATGCCATGTTACGCTGGCGCCCCTTCCTCTACTGGACAGTGTTAGGACTTTTTCAGGGTCTCCTGTTCTTCTTTGGTGTCCGTTTCCTGTTCAGCAATCCAGCTCTGCAAGATAATGGGCAG GTCTTCGGAAACTGGTCTTATGGAACAATTGTCTTTACCGTCCTTGTTTTCACTGTCACATTGAAG CTGGCTTTAGACACACGGCATTGGACGTGGATCAATCATTTTGTGATCTGGGGCTCATTGGCCTTTTATGTTTTCTTCAGTTTCTTCTGGGGAGGCATCATATG GCCATTTTTGAAGCAGCAGCGTTTGTACTTTGTGTTTGCTAACATGCTGAGTTCAGTGTCTGCCTGGCTGGTTATCATCATCCTCATTCTCCTCAGTCTGCTGCCAGAGATCCTTTTGGTGGTCCTCCGCAAGCCCAGAGGCCCCCATTCACGACAG ATGGCTGCTGTCACACCCATCTCCTACAAGCATCTAAAGGAGCGTTATTGA